One Populus nigra chromosome 16, ddPopNigr1.1, whole genome shotgun sequence genomic window, ATATTCTGTGCCATTCAGGCAGGGAATTGCTAATAAAAGTGTTGGCTTAAATTTTGAATCTAACAGGCAAAATATGGCACTTTGTTCTCAAGGAGGCTTGCTTTTGTTTGCAATGCTAATACTGGCATTTGATGTATCCGGCACCCTAGCTTCGCCGGAAATTGGAAATCAGATCAAATCTGCCACTTTTCTTTCACCTGAGTTTGTGCTGGGACCAGGATCAGTGGAGGATAGATACTATAGCAATATTGACTTCCCCAGAGGTCATGTTGGTATCAAGAGTTTCAAAGCTGAAGTGGTTGATGATATCGGGAACCCTATACCCCTTCACGAAACTTATCTTCACCATTGGGTTGTCGCGAAATACTATCAACGTCAGGGTATGGCTGAGAACAATGATAAGCATAAGTTTCAGCTGTCAGATTATTTAATTGCAGGAAACAGTGGAATATGCCAAGGGAATGTTCTGGGACAGTATTTTGGACTTGGATCCGAAACACGAAAAACAGATACTCATGTTCCCAATCCTTATGCAATAGAAATTGGCAACCCAGATGAAGTTCCTGAAGGGTATGAGGAGAAATGGTTGCTTAATGTTCATGCAATTGATACACGAGGCGCCGTAGATAGGTTGGGATGCACTGAATGCAGGTGTGATCTGTATAACATCACAGTGGATAAACATGGTCAACCTTTGAGGCCAGGCTACATAGGGGGTCTGAAATGTTGCTATGACCAAACTCAGTGTAAGGTACAAGAAGGTTATGGGGGTGCCAGAAGGAGTCTATACTTGCGATATACGGTGGAATGGGTGGATTGGGATTGCAGCATTATTCCTgttaaaatctttatatttgatGTCACCGATACTGGGAAAAGGCTTAATGGCTCAACAGGAGTAGGTCCAGAGAATGGTTGCCAGGTATAAACTTTCGCTTGTCTTATGATATTgaccgtttccaatagtgtg contains:
- the LOC133675397 gene encoding uncharacterized protein LOC133675397; the protein is MALCSQGGLLLFAMLILAFDVSGTLASPEIGNQIKSATFLSPEFVLGPGSVEDRYYSNIDFPRGHVGIKSFKAEVVDDIGNPIPLHETYLHHWVVAKYYQRQGMAENNDKHKFQLSDYLIAGNSGICQGNVLGQYFGLGSETRKTDTHVPNPYAIEIGNPDEVPEGYEEKWLLNVHAIDTRGAVDRLGCTECRCDLYNITVDKHGQPLRPGYIGGLKCCYDQTQCKVQEGYGGARRSLYLRYTVEWVDWDCSIIPVKIFIFDVTDTGKRLNGSTGVGPENGCQVEYNVESCSSANAASDGSIDAKRTSLTMPISGYVIYGVAHQHTGGTGSTLYGEDGRVICTSEPIYGTGKDVGDEAGYIVGMSTCYPEPGSIQITAGENLLLESNYNSTQKHTGVMGLFYILVADRTPNPTNFLHSPIHIHKNIKVSTPAVAIVALFGLAMAIAVVLLSRMKKGREEGYQPIMA